The Brasilonema sennae CENA114 genome includes a region encoding these proteins:
- a CDS encoding PHP domain-containing protein, with protein sequence MTVKIVEKFTSREELKQVFQTIDAKSCPTYFNFHMHTVHSDGRLQPVALMEQAIAIGLKGLAITDHHGIGGYQVAQSWLENWRWNNPGANAPILWTGVEINANLLNIEVHILGYAFEPEHPSIKPYIQRRVTTGQDYQAANVISAIQNAGGLAVLAHPVRYRRSHFELIPAAAEAGIDGVETFYAYNNPNPWKPSARESMQVQQLADEYSLLNTCGTDTHGLNLLQRL encoded by the coding sequence ATGACTGTCAAAATCGTTGAGAAGTTTACTTCAAGAGAAGAATTAAAGCAAGTCTTCCAGACCATTGATGCAAAAAGTTGCCCAACCTATTTTAACTTTCATATGCATACTGTCCACTCCGATGGCAGGTTGCAACCGGTCGCATTGATGGAACAAGCGATCGCCATTGGTTTAAAAGGTCTTGCAATTACCGATCATCATGGTATAGGCGGCTACCAGGTAGCTCAAAGCTGGTTAGAAAACTGGAGGTGGAACAACCCTGGTGCAAACGCTCCCATTCTGTGGACTGGCGTAGAAATTAATGCCAACCTTTTAAATATTGAAGTTCATATTTTGGGTTATGCTTTTGAGCCAGAACACCCCAGCATAAAACCTTACATTCAAAGAAGAGTTACCACAGGGCAAGACTATCAAGCAGCTAACGTGATTTCTGCAATTCAAAATGCAGGCGGGTTAGCAGTACTCGCTCATCCAGTTCGTTACAGGCGATCGCACTTTGAATTAATTCCTGCTGCTGCAGAAGCCGGGATTGATGGTGTTGAAACTTTTTACGCCTACAACAACCCCAACCCTTGGAAACCAAGTGCTAGAGAATCGATGCAGGTGCAACAATTGGCTGATGAATATAGTCTTTTGAACACTTGTGGAACTGATACTCACGGTTTAAACTTGCTACAGCGGTTGTAA
- a CDS encoding superoxide dismutase gives MTFELPPLPYDYDALSPLISSDTLKFHHDKHHKTYVDNLNKLVQDTELANKSLEDIILATANDSSKTGIFNNAAQVWNHTFYWNGLKKGSGTPTGELAEKINASFGSLDEFKKQFKEAGATQFGSGYAWLVVDKGELKVVKTPNAANPMTNGQTPLLTADVWEHAYYLDYQNRRPDYLETFLKELINWDFVAEQYAKAGK, from the coding sequence ATGACATTTGAACTTCCCCCACTACCATACGATTACGACGCTCTGTCTCCATTGATTTCAAGTGACACACTAAAGTTCCATCACGACAAGCATCACAAGACTTACGTTGATAACCTCAACAAACTTGTTCAAGATACAGAACTTGCCAACAAGTCATTGGAAGATATCATTTTGGCAACTGCCAATGATTCATCGAAAACTGGTATCTTCAACAATGCGGCTCAAGTGTGGAATCACACCTTCTACTGGAACGGCTTGAAAAAAGGCTCTGGTACACCCACTGGGGAACTCGCTGAAAAAATCAATGCCAGCTTTGGTAGCTTAGATGAATTCAAAAAACAATTCAAAGAAGCTGGTGCAACCCAGTTTGGCAGTGGTTACGCTTGGCTGGTGGTGGATAAGGGTGAACTGAAGGTTGTGAAAACACCAAACGCTGCAAACCCGATGACAAACGGTCAAACTCCCTTGTTAACCGCTGATGTTTGGGAACACGCCTACTATCTGGATTACCAAAATCGTCGTCCGGATTACCTGGAAACTTTCCTAAAGGAGCTGATTAACTGGGACTTTGTAGCCGAACAGTACGCCAAAGCAGGTAAATAA
- a CDS encoding Uma2 family endonuclease, translating into MSNLQIKLPTDTWVPATWNEYLQIIENPGYEKAKGYYYNGKMRIEMPPVGNDHSRDHSIVIYAVHLFASIKDIDLNGNDNCTYRKTGYDDAQPDASFYIGKNADVIPWGTSIIHLDNYPAPDLVIEVANTSLADDKGDKRLLYEELGVGEYWIIDVKNVQVLAFAVENGGSRKISQSQVLPGLAISLLQDAFRRTREMNHSKVGAWLLSQFQQ; encoded by the coding sequence ATGAGTAACCTACAAATAAAATTACCAACTGACACGTGGGTACCAGCAACTTGGAATGAATATCTTCAAATCATTGAAAATCCAGGATATGAAAAAGCCAAAGGCTACTACTACAATGGTAAAATGAGGATTGAAATGCCACCAGTAGGTAATGACCATTCACGAGATCACTCGATTGTTATCTATGCCGTACATTTGTTTGCCAGCATCAAAGATATTGATTTGAATGGAAACGATAATTGCACCTACCGGAAAACAGGCTATGACGATGCACAACCTGATGCGTCTTTTTACATTGGCAAAAATGCAGACGTCATCCCTTGGGGTACTTCCATTATTCACCTTGATAACTATCCAGCCCCAGATTTAGTCATTGAAGTTGCAAACACTTCTCTTGCTGATGATAAAGGAGACAAACGTCTGTTATATGAGGAATTAGGGGTAGGTGAATACTGGATTATAGATGTAAAAAACGTTCAAGTTCTTGCTTTTGCTGTAGAAAATGGTGGTAGCCGTAAAATTTCTCAATCTCAAGTTTTACCTGGGTTAGCAATTTCTCTTTTGCAAGATGCTTTTCGCCGTACTCGTGAAATGAATCATAGTAAGGTTGGCGCTTGGTTATTATCCCAATTTCAGCAGTAA
- the purM gene encoding phosphoribosylformylglycinamidine cyclo-ligase, translating into MDYKDAGVDVEAGREFVNQIRNLVHSTFRPEVIGGLGGFSGCFQLPSGYKEPVLVSGTDGVGTKLKIAHALKCHNSVGIDLVAMCVNDVLTSGAEPLFFLDYLATGQLEKEQLTQVVAGVASGCQQAGCALLGGETAEMPGFYQAGEYDLAGFCVGIVERSQMLDGSQVQVGDVAIALPSAGVHSNGFSLVRKIVSEKGFSWSDSLEIFAGKTLGEVFLSPTRIYVKPVLSARQAGLEIHGMAHITGGGLPENLPRCLGKNQAVQINSQSWCIPPVFQWLAETGSVSPQAMYNTFNMGVGFVLIVPPHQAEQVITYMKLQNVTAFTIGKVITGSGELIGLPI; encoded by the coding sequence ATGGATTACAAAGATGCAGGAGTGGACGTTGAGGCTGGGCGAGAGTTTGTAAATCAAATTCGTAATTTGGTTCACAGCACTTTTAGACCAGAAGTTATTGGTGGACTGGGTGGCTTTAGTGGCTGCTTTCAACTACCAAGTGGTTATAAGGAACCTGTTTTGGTTTCTGGAACTGATGGTGTAGGTACTAAGTTAAAAATCGCTCATGCTCTCAAGTGTCACAACAGCGTTGGGATTGATTTGGTAGCCATGTGCGTCAACGATGTGCTGACATCTGGCGCAGAACCGCTATTCTTTTTAGATTATCTGGCAACAGGTCAGTTAGAGAAAGAGCAGCTGACTCAAGTGGTTGCAGGTGTCGCCTCTGGGTGTCAGCAGGCGGGTTGCGCTTTGCTGGGAGGAGAAACTGCAGAAATGCCCGGTTTTTATCAAGCGGGTGAGTATGACTTGGCTGGGTTTTGTGTGGGAATTGTCGAAAGAAGCCAAATGCTGGACGGTTCCCAAGTACAAGTGGGAGATGTGGCGATCGCACTCCCTAGCGCTGGTGTACATAGCAATGGCTTTAGTTTAGTCAGGAAAATTGTCAGCGAAAAAGGATTTTCCTGGAGTGATAGTTTAGAAATATTTGCTGGTAAAACATTAGGAGAAGTTTTCCTCTCACCCACGCGTATTTACGTTAAACCTGTACTGAGCGCACGTCAAGCAGGGTTAGAAATTCACGGTATGGCTCACATCACGGGTGGAGGTTTACCAGAAAACTTGCCCCGTTGTTTGGGTAAAAATCAAGCTGTGCAAATAAACTCTCAAAGCTGGTGTATTCCACCTGTGTTTCAGTGGTTGGCAGAAACTGGTTCTGTTAGTCCCCAAGCAATGTATAACACTTTCAACATGGGGGTGGGATTTGTATTAATAGTACCTCCCCATCAAGCAGAGCAAGTCATAACGTATATGAAGTTACAAAACGTTACAGCTTTTACAATTGGTAAAGTCATTACTGGCTCCGGTGAATTAATTGGATTACCAATATAG
- a CDS encoding DUF423 domain-containing protein: protein MARIFLSLAAILAGLSVAAGAFGSHALREKISDRSLEIFEVGARYQMYHALALLVVALLLSRIESPPATMIASGWLFIIGIVIFSGSLYALSLSGVKSLGAIAPLGGAAFLAGWGALAFAAWSLK, encoded by the coding sequence ATGGCACGAATTTTTTTGAGTTTAGCAGCAATCTTAGCTGGTTTATCAGTTGCAGCAGGTGCATTTGGTTCCCATGCATTGCGTGAGAAAATCAGTGATCGCTCCCTAGAAATTTTTGAAGTCGGCGCTCGTTATCAGATGTATCATGCCTTAGCACTGCTAGTGGTGGCACTACTCCTCAGTCGCATCGAGTCACCTCCAGCTACTATGATCGCAAGCGGATGGCTGTTCATCATTGGTATCGTCATCTTTTCAGGGAGCTTATATGCTTTGAGCTTAAGCGGTGTTAAATCTTTAGGAGCGATCGCCCCACTGGGAGGAGCGGCGTTTCTTGCAGGTTGGGGCGCTTTAGCATTTGCTGCTTGGAGTTTGAAGTAA
- the egtC gene encoding ergothioneine biosynthesis protein EgtC translates to MCRLLGYLGSPVSLETLLYKPEHSLIVQSDQPREMLSEEVNVDGFGVGWYDSQKETEPFTYKSTLPIRNEINLPNLSRYVESECVLAYVRSVTSGQVLDISNCQPCDYQRLLFIHNGAIDNFRQTLYRPIRKVLSDKIYQWIEGTTDSEHIFALLLNHWEANPGKSLEQALHVTLLELQQLAQNYQTNISANVVISDGHRLIASRFSTKSPAPSLYTIADDPNFPKSVIIASEPMFAGNWISCPENSIISVGQDCDIRIEQI, encoded by the coding sequence ATGTGCCGATTACTTGGTTACCTCGGTTCACCTGTTTCTTTGGAAACTCTGTTGTACAAGCCTGAACACTCGCTTATCGTTCAAAGCGATCAACCCCGTGAAATGCTATCTGAGGAGGTGAATGTTGATGGCTTTGGTGTTGGTTGGTATGATTCTCAAAAAGAAACTGAACCATTTACTTACAAAAGTACACTGCCGATTCGGAATGAAATTAATCTGCCAAACCTCAGTCGTTACGTTGAGTCAGAGTGTGTGCTAGCTTATGTTCGCAGCGTTACATCTGGTCAAGTACTGGATATAAGTAACTGTCAACCCTGTGACTACCAGCGTCTGCTTTTCATTCATAATGGTGCAATTGACAACTTTCGGCAGACACTCTACAGACCTATACGCAAGGTGTTAAGCGATAAAATTTACCAATGGATAGAAGGAACGACAGATTCAGAACATATTTTTGCTTTGCTGCTAAACCACTGGGAAGCTAACCCTGGTAAAAGCCTAGAGCAGGCTTTACATGTAACGTTGCTTGAGCTTCAACAGTTAGCGCAAAATTATCAAACCAATATTTCAGCTAATGTAGTCATCAGTGACGGACATCGCCTCATTGCTTCGCGCTTTAGCACAAAATCACCTGCTCCTTCGCTGTACACGATAGCTGATGATCCAAATTTCCCTAAATCTGTAATCATTGCGTCAGAACCAATGTTTGCAGGAAATTGGATTTCATGCCCTGAGAATAGCATCATCAGTGTGGGGCAAGACTGTGATATCAGAATTGAGCAGATCTAG